The Cyclobacteriaceae bacterium DNA segment AGGCTTCACGGTATAACATTCTTAACGGCATTATGCCGCCAGCATCCGGCTTCTGGAAAAATAATCCTCATGCAGATGATATTGACTTTCAAATTGAAGCAGATTTTATTGGTCTAATGGCACCCGGTATGGTGAACGAGGCAACTAAAATTGCAGATCGAGTTGGGCATGTGATGAATAGTGGCGATGGTTGGTATGGTGGGGTTTTTGTGTCGGCATTATATTCCCTGGCGTTTACATCAGATGATCCAGCGTACATTGTAGAGCAGGCTATTAAAACAATCCCTGAAGGAACAGACTTTTATGATTGTATTTCCGATGTTATTAAGTGGAAGAAACAATTTCCAAATGACTGGAAGCAAACATGGTTTGAAGTTCAAAAGAAATGGAACCATGATACGGGTTGTCCTAAAGGTGTTTTTCTGGGCTTTAACATTGAAGCGAAAATTAACTCCGCTTACGTAGCCATAGGGATTTTATATGGTGATGGAGACTTTTCTAAATCAGTTGACATTGCTGCACGCTGTGGGCAAGATGCAGATTGTAATCCTGCGACTGTTGGTGGTGTACTAGGAGTAATGCTTGGATACAATAATATCCCTGAATTTTGGCTAAAACCATTGCAAGAAATTGAGAATGATGATTTTGAAAACACCACAGTTTCCCTTTCTAAAGCCTATGGCTGGAGTATGAAACATGCACTGGGGATGATAGAAAAAGCTGGTGGATCAACCAATGGAAATGATATCACTATTCCATTAGCGCAACCTACACCTGTGGCGTTCGAACAAAATTTTGAAAACACGTATCCAATTGAACGGAACAAAATTGACGAATCCTTCACTGATGAAATCAATTTCGAGTTTACGGGGAACGGCTATCTCTTGTATGGTAATATGGTAAAGCGATCAAAAATTGATGTAGCGTATGTGGATCGTGTTTCAAAAAGAACCTACGGTTCAGAATCATTCGGCTTAGCTGAATCCGATGATCCATACGTTGCAATTATGGAGGTATACCTTGATGGTGAACTTGATGAGACTGTAAGACTTCCTATGATGAATTCATCGCGCAGGCTAGAGCCGGCTTGGAAGTATCAACTAACTGAAGGTAGACATACACTGAAGCTTAAATGGATAAACCATGAACCTAAGTATGAATATAGAATTAACGATTTGATTGTTTTTTCTGAAAACGAACCAAAAAGTAATATTCCGCAAGAAGGTAAATAATATGAAAATATATAGATCGAAATGTGTCTTGGTAATTTTATTAATCGTAAGCATCGGCTGCGATGAGCAAAAATTAAATCCCCGGAAATATTCCAGTGAATTGCGAATTTCAAAAGCAACGTTAAAAGATAAAATCCGTGGTGGATGGGCGGGTCAAACCATTGGGGTAACATTTGGTGGGCCAACAGAATTTCGATTTAAAGGAACCATGATTCAGGATTATCAAAATATGGTTTGGCATGATCATTATATAAAGGAAACTTTTGAATTGGATCCGGGACTTTATGATGATGTATACCTCGACCTAACATTTGTGAACATTTTAGAGAAGGTTGGGCTCAATGCTCCTGCCGATTCTTTTGCAATTGAATTTGCAAATGAAGATTACAAACTTTGGCATGCAAACCAGGCTGCTCGGTATAATATCTTAAATGGAATTATGCCTCCTGCATCTGGGCATTGGATGAACAATCCACATGCTGACGATATTGACTTTCAAATAGAAGCAGACTTTGCCGGAATGATGGCTCCGGGAATGGTTAATACGGCATCTGAATTCTGTGATCGGATCGGCCATATCATGAATTATGGTGATGGCTGGTATGGTGGAGTTTATATGTCCGCCATGTATACCCTGGCATACACTTCAGATGATATTCAGTTTGTTGTGGAAGAAGCACTCAAGACAATACCGAAGGAGAGTTTGTTTTATCAAACAATTGCTGATGTAATTGGATGGCACAAGCAATACCCAAATGATTGGAAGGAAACTTGGTTTGAAATAGAAAAGAAACATACTTCTGAAAAAGGATGCCCGGAAGGAGTTTTCAATTCCTTTAATATCGATGCGCGGCTCAACGCCGCTTATGTTGTGATTGGGTTATTGTATGGTGAAAAGGATTTTTATAAAACAATGGATATCTCAACACGTAGTGGACAAGACTCAGATTGTAATCCAGCAACAGCTGCAGGTATATTGGGTGTAATGCTTGGCTATGAAAACATTCCTTCATTTTGGAAACCTGCACTTGAAGAATCAGAAGGATTAAAATTTCCATATATGGAGATCACCTTAAACGAAGTGTATGATTTGACATTTAAGCATGCACTTCAATTGATTGAACAAAATGGTGGTCAAATAGGGGAAGATAGTGTAACCATAAAAGTACAACAACCTAAAGCAGTACGCTTGGAACAGTCTTTTGAAGGGATGTTTCCAACTGAAGAACGTTATTTGCGTCAACATTATACGGATAAGAATATCAATATTGATTTCGATGGAAATGGGATTGTTGTTTTAGGAAATGTAAATAGTATTTGTTCAGTTCCAACGAGTGATTACGTAGCGATATTGGATGTTTACATCGATGGTGAAAAAGTAGAGCAAGTTAAAATGCCATATGATTATATCGTAAGAAAATACGACATCTTTCACAAGTATTTATTGGAACAGGGAAAGCATCATGTGGAGATTAAGTGGGTGAATAGAAATCCTGACTTCAGTATATACATGAAGTCTATAGTGATCTATAGTGATGCCCCCGGAAAATCGCTTGCATTAATACAATAGCAGTTTGAGACAAGAAAGACGATATCGACGAATAATGCTGTTTAGCGCTGTTATTATGCTTTGTATACTATCAGGATGTGAGGAGAATATTTCTCCCGTAGAGGAGCCATTTGTTCGTTTGTTAGAGAATCAGAAAATGAGAAGTCAAATATTTAAGGTGGATATAAACTACGCAGTTTTGTTACCGAAAGGATATGATGACTCAACTGAGGAGTATCCGGTAGTATACCTCCTTCATGGATTTGGTGACAATGAAAAAGCTTGGTACTCAAGTCTAAATATTCAGTACTATGTTGATTTATTTGAAGGTGAGATTACTCCGATGATTTATGTTATGCCCATCGGTTATAACACCTATTGGGCAAATCGTTACACGGGAAATTATCCCTATATGGATATGATCACAACGGAGTTAGTACCCACTGTCGACCAGTTATTCAGAACAAAGGCGAATCAATCAGCGCGTGCAGTCATGGGGTATTCAATGGGTGGTTATGGTTCCCTAATCTTACCAGCTTTGAATCCTGATGTTTTTACAATTAGTGTTCCGCTTAGCATGTCCTTCCGAACAGACGAACAATATCAAGAAGAACCACAAGGTGTATTCGATTATCAATGGGCTCCAATATTTGGAGGAAAAGGACTTAGTGGAGAAGCTCGACTTACTGATCATTTCAAAGAACACAGTCCCTTTCATTTCTTTGATTCACCAACAGCACAAAGTCAATTTAGTAATTTAAAAATTCTTTTGGATTGTGGGGATGATGAGGAATCTCTTTCCAATACAAATGATAATTTACATGTATTGATGCGCGATCGCAAGATTCCTCATGAATATCGTGTCAGAAATGGCGCACATACAACCGACTACTGGAAAAAATCACTTGTCGAAGCGTTGAGATTTATTAGCAATGGTGTTCAGGGAATACCTCATCCAACAGAAGCTACTCCAGTAGAGATTGGTACACGCATTATCAGCAGCGACTTTGAATCCATTGATATATCGGACGAATCACTTCGCATATTAGAACCTGTTGGGTATGCTTCAACCCTGAGTGAGTATCCAACCATTTATTTTATTCATGACGATGAAAATTCACAAGCGAATCTGATCGATGTTTTTTCCATATTCAGAAATGCAATGACTGCATCTAAAATTCCCAATGCAATCGTAGTTGAAATCAAAGTATCAGAGGTAGTGGATTATGATAAGCTGGTTCAAATTATAGAAGGGGTTGAGTCAAAATATAGGGCAAAACCCAGCCATTTAAGCCGAACCATTATAGGTAATGGATTGAGTGGGAAAATTGTTACGGAAATAGTTTCTGAAGATTCAGAGTTATTTAGCTCATGTTTCCTAATAGGAGCACAACTAGCTGACGAAGCACAGAATCCAGGTGAGCTTTTCTATTACCTGGATACTACAGATGATGCAATTGGATATAGAGGTTATCACAATTTGTACATGAAACTAAGAGAACAAGAAATTGGATACGAATATAGAGTAAGACAAGGTACGGAAACATATCAATCATTTTTGAATGGTTTATATGAATCACTTCCAATTTTAAAGGTACGACTTACGCAAGAATAAGGTATAAAGAATAAATGAAGAGAAGTATAATCATATCGGCACTACTGCTTTTTGAGATGACTGTTCATGCTCAACAAGTACCGTTACGAATTATAGAAGGGCTTTCAATAGAGAGTAAAATTCTGAGTCAAGAAGTTAAATACTCTATTATTCTTCCCGAAGACTATTATACTTCTAAAACAAGTAAATATCCAGTCGTTTATCTTTTGCATGGTTTGGGTGACAATGAGTCTTCATGGCTGGAATATGGCCGGGTGAATCAATTTACAGATGGTGCAATAAAGAATGGTGACATCGTTCCGATGATTTTTGTAATGCCAGAGGGTTTTAGAACATATTATGTGAATGATTACGCCGGAAAATTTCTGTATGAAGATATGTTCATCAAAGAACTAATACCATTTATTGATAAGCAGTATAGAACCATCCCTGATAAAGATCATCGTGCAACCATGGGATATTCAATGGGTGGGTTTGGTGCTTTAGTATTACCACTCAAAAATCCTGATGTATTTACGATTAGCGTGCCCTTAAGTATTTCTGTTCGAACAGATGATCAATACGAAACCGAGCGTAGTGACAAGTGGAATGAACAGTGGGGTCGGTTATTTGGTGGTGTTGGGAAATCTGGTGAAGAACGAATCACTGAATATTACAAACAACATTCTCCATTTCACATTTTCAGACAAAGTGATCTTTCGAAATACAAAAACCTCAAATTATATATTGATAATGGTGATGATGAGTATACCCTTGCTAAAAGCAATGAAGAATTACATATCCTGTTACGTGATAGAAACTTTCCGCATGAATTTAGAATACGGAATGGCGGTCATGAATTTTCTTATTGGAGAGCAGCAATGCCAAATGGATTTCGGTTTATTAGTGATGCCTTTGAAGGAAAACTATACAGAGGAGATATAATAACAAATCAATTTAATGAAGTCGCTAGTACCGGATCTAAAAAGTTTGTCAAACACGATGCATATACTGTTGTGCTTCCAGAGGAGTATGCAC contains these protein-coding regions:
- a CDS encoding ADP-ribosylglycohydrolase family protein: MNQNLNIMSKSFLLIILLILFSCNNSTETTDVNKKDGLAESSMRISREALQNKIKGGWAGQTIGVVYGAPVEFKYNGSMIHDAQNIPWDEHYVKYWWDKKPGLFDDIYTDLNFVQAFEMYGLDVSSDSIAKHWSSTAYHLAHANQASRYNILNGIMPPASGFWKNNPHADDIDFQIEADFIGLMAPGMVNEATKIADRVGHVMNSGDGWYGGVFVSALYSLAFTSDDPAYIVEQAIKTIPEGTDFYDCISDVIKWKKQFPNDWKQTWFEVQKKWNHDTGCPKGVFLGFNIEAKINSAYVAIGILYGDGDFSKSVDIAARCGQDADCNPATVGGVLGVMLGYNNIPEFWLKPLQEIENDDFENTTVSLSKAYGWSMKHALGMIEKAGGSTNGNDITIPLAQPTPVAFEQNFENTYPIERNKIDESFTDEINFEFTGNGYLLYGNMVKRSKIDVAYVDRVSKRTYGSESFGLAESDDPYVAIMEVYLDGELDETVRLPMMNSSRRLEPAWKYQLTEGRHTLKLKWINHEPKYEYRINDLIVFSENEPKSNIPQEGK
- a CDS encoding ADP-ribosylglycohydrolase family protein: MKIYRSKCVLVILLIVSIGCDEQKLNPRKYSSELRISKATLKDKIRGGWAGQTIGVTFGGPTEFRFKGTMIQDYQNMVWHDHYIKETFELDPGLYDDVYLDLTFVNILEKVGLNAPADSFAIEFANEDYKLWHANQAARYNILNGIMPPASGHWMNNPHADDIDFQIEADFAGMMAPGMVNTASEFCDRIGHIMNYGDGWYGGVYMSAMYTLAYTSDDIQFVVEEALKTIPKESLFYQTIADVIGWHKQYPNDWKETWFEIEKKHTSEKGCPEGVFNSFNIDARLNAAYVVIGLLYGEKDFYKTMDISTRSGQDSDCNPATAAGILGVMLGYENIPSFWKPALEESEGLKFPYMEITLNEVYDLTFKHALQLIEQNGGQIGEDSVTIKVQQPKAVRLEQSFEGMFPTEERYLRQHYTDKNINIDFDGNGIVVLGNVNSICSVPTSDYVAILDVYIDGEKVEQVKMPYDYIVRKYDIFHKYLLEQGKHHVEIKWVNRNPDFSIYMKSIVIYSDAPGKSLALIQ
- a CDS encoding alpha/beta hydrolase-fold protein — encoded protein: MLFSAVIMLCILSGCEENISPVEEPFVRLLENQKMRSQIFKVDINYAVLLPKGYDDSTEEYPVVYLLHGFGDNEKAWYSSLNIQYYVDLFEGEITPMIYVMPIGYNTYWANRYTGNYPYMDMITTELVPTVDQLFRTKANQSARAVMGYSMGGYGSLILPALNPDVFTISVPLSMSFRTDEQYQEEPQGVFDYQWAPIFGGKGLSGEARLTDHFKEHSPFHFFDSPTAQSQFSNLKILLDCGDDEESLSNTNDNLHVLMRDRKIPHEYRVRNGAHTTDYWKKSLVEALRFISNGVQGIPHPTEATPVEIGTRIISSDFESIDISDESLRILEPVGYASTLSEYPTIYFIHDDENSQANLIDVFSIFRNAMTASKIPNAIVVEIKVSEVVDYDKLVQIIEGVESKYRAKPSHLSRTIIGNGLSGKIVTEIVSEDSELFSSCFLIGAQLADEAQNPGELFYYLDTTDDAIGYRGYHNLYMKLREQEIGYEYRVRQGTETYQSFLNGLYESLPILKVRLTQE
- a CDS encoding alpha/beta hydrolase-fold protein gives rise to the protein MKRSIIISALLLFEMTVHAQQVPLRIIEGLSIESKILSQEVKYSIILPEDYYTSKTSKYPVVYLLHGLGDNESSWLEYGRVNQFTDGAIKNGDIVPMIFVMPEGFRTYYVNDYAGKFLYEDMFIKELIPFIDKQYRTIPDKDHRATMGYSMGGFGALVLPLKNPDVFTISVPLSISVRTDDQYETERSDKWNEQWGRLFGGVGKSGEERITEYYKQHSPFHIFRQSDLSKYKNLKLYIDNGDDEYTLAKSNEELHILLRDRNFPHEFRIRNGGHEFSYWRAAMPNGFRFISDAFEGKLYRGDIITNQFNEVASTGSKKFVKHDAYTVVLPEEYAQTNRSYPVIYFLGILEEKSQNEISNYVKNAIHTDKFPTSILVFLKDDSVDLLNSSILKVEKEYRIRDGYRFRSLIGLHDGGRNALALASVPQKFTSCVAIDSDINFDALQISIEKNKDVFSRTWLYFTTTDKSPNYFSNGKAHTLLREKDIYHEYRVQESVIDKSYWLKNLSEFLDFTQKKIHR